In Thermodesulfobacteriota bacterium, the DNA window GGGAGAAAAACTCACCGCGGAACTCAGGCTCTTCGACACGGTAAAGGAAACCCAGCTCATGGGTAAGAGGTACGTGGGCAAGACGTCCAACCCCAGGGCCGTCGCGCACCGCTTCGCCGACGACGTCATAGAGAAGCTCACCGGGGCAAAGGGCATATTCGCCACCCGGCTCCTCTTCGTATCCGAGAAGAGCGGGACGAAGGAGGTATACGTCTCGGACTACGACGGCCACAACGCAAAACGGCTCACCCACAACGGCTCGATAAACCTCTCGCCCAGGTGGTCGCCGGACGGCGGTAAGGTACTCTATAGCTCCTACATGGCCGGCGAACCGGCGACCTACGTGCTTAACCTGAAAAACGGCAGAGTCATCTCGGTCTCGAGCAGGCCTGGGATAAACATAGGGGCGAGGTGGGCCCCGGACGGAACGAAGATAGCGCTTACCCTGAGCGTGGACAGGAGCCCCGAACTCTACACCCTCGACCTCGGGACCATGAAGTACACGCGCCTTACGAGAAACCACGGCATAGACGTCTCCCCCACATGGTCCCCGGACGGTAAAACCATCGCGTTCGTCTCAGATGTGGCTGGAAATCCGCACATCTATATGATAGATTCAGGGGGGGGCAGCCCCCGGAGGATCACCTTCGAGGGGAAGTATAACTCGGACCCCGTCTG includes these proteins:
- the tolB gene encoding Tol-Pal system beta propeller repeat protein TolB; this translates as LRDIGTRERQMDESRKAAGEILSALTGDLEFSNLFDIIDPEAHLEDPESSGLTARKTNFRDWRAITAEVLIKGGVRVKGEKLTAELRLFDTVKETQLMGKRYVGKTSNPRAVAHRFADDVIEKLTGAKGIFATRLLFVSEKSGTKEVYVSDYDGHNAKRLTHNGSINLSPRWSPDGGKVLYSSYMAGEPATYVLNLKNGRVISVSSRPGINIGARWAPDGTKIALTLSVDRSPELYTLDLGTMKYTRLTRNHGIDVSPTWSPDGKTIAFVSDVAGNPHIYMIDSGGGSPRRITFEGKYNSDPVWSPDGKRIAFARMSGGKFQIWSMRADGKGAVQLTYRGNNKAPSWSPDGRYIAFQSSRGGRDEIYMMRSDGGGLKKVNTGIGGVFPSWSPFMD